In the genome of Nitrospira sp. MA-1, one region contains:
- a CDS encoding DHHA1 domain-containing protein, with product MMIKFDELPNQNPPDVVLYHADCMDGFGAAWALWKRFPQARYVAVKHGNPPPDGLQNQHVVMVDFSYHRETILELADHVASLYILDHHITAQDSLKDLPFAYFDMNRSGAVLAWEWAHTERVPWLLQYVQDKDLWQWQLPCSREISAALASYPFGFERWESLQFETLKVEGTGILRSEKALVEKMANEVTMVSFEGHLVPAVHSAVLTSQIGEHLSERHPFCLIWHQKDGRRYFSLRSKTGGISVSDIAAKYGGGGHTHAAGFSIPLDDDPQDFLNPVLGLADCSPASAQF from the coding sequence ATGATGATAAAATTTGACGAATTGCCCAATCAGAACCCACCGGACGTGGTGTTGTATCACGCCGATTGCATGGATGGATTTGGGGCAGCGTGGGCTCTCTGGAAACGGTTTCCACAGGCTCGCTACGTGGCAGTCAAGCATGGGAATCCTCCTCCGGACGGATTGCAAAACCAGCATGTGGTGATGGTTGATTTTAGTTATCACCGCGAAACCATATTGGAGTTGGCGGATCACGTAGCCAGTCTGTACATTTTAGATCATCACATTACCGCGCAGGATTCTCTGAAGGATTTGCCTTTTGCGTATTTCGATATGAATCGCAGTGGCGCGGTCCTGGCATGGGAATGGGCTCACACGGAAAGGGTTCCCTGGCTTCTTCAATATGTGCAGGATAAGGATTTATGGCAGTGGCAACTTCCCTGCAGTCGGGAAATTAGTGCGGCGCTGGCGTCATACCCGTTTGGATTTGAACGGTGGGAATCTCTTCAATTTGAAACATTAAAAGTTGAGGGCACAGGTATTTTGCGATCCGAAAAGGCATTGGTTGAAAAGATGGCAAACGAAGTCACCATGGTGTCGTTTGAAGGGCATCTGGTTCCCGCTGTTCACTCAGCTGTTTTAACTAGCCAAATTGGTGAGCATCTTTCTGAAAGACATCCATTTTGCCTCATTTGGCATCAAAAAGATGGCCGCCGGTATTTTTCTCTTCGGTCAAAAACCGGAGGGATTTCTGTGTCTGATATTGCGGCGAAATATGGTGGAGGCGGGCACACCCATGCTGCTGGTTTCTCGATCCCTCTAGACGATGATCCTCAGGATTTTCTTAACCCCGTTTTGGGTCTGGCTGATTGTTCTCCTGCCTCTGCTCAGTTCTGA
- a CDS encoding TIGR00730 family Rossman fold protein: MSLRKNTFLEMPSDVNHCAKINVLEEEIVREIKSLWTGPDNDVRTALLKEMLGSVVRLRDLDTDVIDVKILHRALKELRYAFRVFRQYREVKKVSIFGSARTPVDDPNYKLASRFGKLLSQRGFMVITGGGPGIMLAGNEGAGRENSFGVNIMLPFEQAPNAMIADDKKLVHLKYFFTRKLLLVKESHAVALFPGGFGTLDEAFEVLTLIQTGKTHPIPVVCIESPGGNYWKRMMEFLEQQLLSRGFIHRSDLALFKVVYSAEEAVEEIQQFFRVYHSLRMVRDMMVIRIHQQLTQAEMIQLNQEFSDLLTDGEFRQVAALPEEKDEPHLSHLSRLVLHFNWKELGRLRHCIDWLNARATAI; the protein is encoded by the coding sequence ATGTCATTACGTAAAAATACATTTTTGGAAATGCCATCTGATGTGAACCATTGCGCAAAAATAAATGTGTTGGAAGAGGAGATTGTACGCGAAATCAAATCTCTTTGGACAGGACCTGACAATGATGTGCGGACGGCCTTATTAAAAGAAATGCTCGGAAGTGTGGTTAGGCTACGTGATTTAGATACGGATGTCATAGATGTCAAGATTCTTCATCGAGCTTTAAAAGAGCTCCGCTACGCCTTCCGGGTATTTCGGCAATATCGCGAGGTGAAAAAAGTCAGTATTTTTGGTTCAGCCAGGACCCCAGTGGATGATCCCAACTATAAGCTGGCATCCCGATTTGGGAAACTCCTCAGTCAACGTGGCTTTATGGTGATCACTGGTGGCGGGCCAGGGATTATGCTAGCCGGGAATGAGGGGGCTGGTCGGGAGAATAGTTTTGGGGTGAATATAATGCTGCCTTTTGAGCAAGCCCCGAATGCGATGATTGCGGATGATAAAAAGCTTGTGCATCTCAAGTATTTTTTTACGCGAAAATTGTTGCTGGTGAAGGAAAGCCATGCCGTCGCCCTTTTCCCTGGAGGATTTGGGACGTTAGATGAGGCGTTTGAAGTTTTAACGCTGATTCAAACGGGGAAAACCCACCCGATTCCCGTCGTGTGTATCGAATCCCCTGGTGGTAATTACTGGAAACGAATGATGGAGTTTTTGGAGCAACAACTCTTGTCTCGTGGGTTTATTCATCGATCCGATTTAGCGCTCTTCAAAGTCGTGTATTCGGCAGAGGAAGCGGTTGAGGAAATTCAGCAATTTTTCCGGGTGTATCATTCTTTGCGGATGGTGAGAGATATGATGGTTATCCGAATTCATCAACAGCTCACGCAGGCGGAGATGATTCAGTTAAACCAGGAATTTTCGGACCTCTTGACCGATGGAGAGTTTCGGCAAGTTGCGGCGTTGCCCGAGGAAAAGGATGAACCCCACCTTTCTCACTTGTCACGTCTGGTGTTACATTTCAATTGGAAAGAGTTGGGACGTCTTCGGCACTGCATTGATTGGCTCAATGCGCGAGCAACAGCCATATAG